From a single Micromonospora sp. WMMD1102 genomic region:
- a CDS encoding NIPSNAP family protein — MITCVVHYTIDPAQIDAFERFARTWMRLVARHGGVHHGYFLPAEGASDRAEALFSFESLAAYERYRAHFGVDPEFVAADRIREDSGCVIRYERTFMRPLLPTD, encoded by the coding sequence ATGATCACCTGCGTCGTGCACTACACCATCGACCCCGCGCAGATCGACGCGTTCGAACGGTTCGCCCGCACCTGGATGCGCCTGGTCGCCAGGCACGGCGGTGTGCACCACGGCTACTTCCTGCCCGCCGAGGGCGCCAGCGACCGGGCCGAAGCGCTGTTCAGCTTCGAGAGCCTGGCGGCCTACGAGCGCTACCGGGCCCATTTCGGCGTCGACCCCGAGTTCGTCGCGGCCGACCGGATCCGCGAGGACTCCGGCTGTGTCATCCGGTACGAGCGGACCTTCATGCGTCCGCTCCTGCCGACGGACTGA
- a CDS encoding helix-turn-helix domain-containing protein, whose protein sequence is MSSLDFRARVHAALGDPARLAIVDILTLGDASPGEVGEALRMPTNLVAHHLKVLQDSGLVARSRSEGDRRRSYLRLVPETLTVISAPPAPEAVRVVFVCTHNSARSQLAAALWAGHSRVPAASAGTEPAERVHPRALRVARRHGLRLAPTRTTHVDDLVREDDLVIAVCDNAHEHLPTGARPRLHWSVPDPARADTDDAFESAFADIATRVERLASILLPGEDHD, encoded by the coding sequence ATGTCTTCCCTGGATTTCCGGGCCCGGGTGCACGCCGCGTTGGGCGACCCGGCCCGGTTGGCGATCGTCGACATCCTCACACTCGGCGACGCCTCCCCCGGCGAGGTCGGCGAGGCCCTGCGGATGCCGACCAATCTGGTCGCCCACCACCTGAAGGTGCTGCAGGACAGCGGCCTCGTCGCCCGGAGCCGGTCCGAGGGCGACCGACGACGCAGTTACCTGCGACTCGTCCCGGAAACCCTGACGGTGATCTCGGCACCGCCCGCACCGGAGGCCGTCCGGGTGGTGTTCGTCTGCACGCACAACTCCGCCCGTTCGCAACTGGCCGCCGCGCTGTGGGCCGGCCACAGCCGGGTGCCGGCGGCGTCGGCGGGCACCGAACCGGCCGAGCGGGTCCATCCCCGGGCGCTGCGGGTCGCCCGCCGCCACGGCCTGCGCCTGGCTCCGACCCGCACCACACATGTCGATGACCTGGTCCGCGAGGACGACCTCGTCATCGCGGTCTGCGACAACGCACACGAGCACCTGCCCACTGGCGCCCGGCCGCGACTGCACTGGTCGGTGCCGGATCCCGCACGAGCCGACACCGACGACGCGTTCGAGTCGGCGTTCGCCGACATCGCCACCCGCGTCGAGCGGCTGGCCTCCATCCTGCTTCCGGGAGAAGACCATGACTGA
- a CDS encoding helix-turn-helix domain-containing protein — protein MSDDNGLLRPPEEQAYRMLLRLSAAGPADLAGQAGMPLEEAAGLLDGLRDKGLAVARPGPERIFEPLPPDVALGNTLLRRQESLETARQAVAALTEEYRSSVRRRNADHLVEVVVGTAALRDRLRDLQESARVEILWFCRANPLAMSGAENAEESGALARGVRYRAIYERALLETPGELESIAESVRAGEDARSLPRLPVRIAIADRSTAICPLVPDDERDVGEPTAALIRRSELLDALLALFESHWDRATPIRWDAERGGLAGAPPDDALDDGERFLLSLFVAGFPDKSIASQLGVSRRTVQRRLERLMALAGVDTRTGLAFQAARRGWL, from the coding sequence ATGTCCGACGACAACGGCCTGCTGCGGCCACCGGAGGAGCAGGCGTACCGGATGCTGCTGCGGCTCTCCGCGGCCGGGCCCGCCGACCTCGCCGGGCAGGCCGGGATGCCGCTGGAGGAGGCCGCCGGGCTGCTGGACGGCCTGCGGGACAAGGGACTCGCGGTGGCCCGTCCCGGGCCGGAACGGATCTTCGAACCGTTGCCGCCGGACGTCGCCCTCGGCAACACCCTGCTGCGCCGGCAGGAGTCGCTGGAGACCGCCCGGCAGGCGGTCGCCGCGCTGACCGAGGAGTACCGGAGCAGCGTCCGGCGCCGCAACGCCGACCATCTGGTGGAGGTGGTGGTCGGTACGGCCGCGTTGCGGGACCGGCTGCGTGACCTCCAGGAGTCGGCCCGGGTGGAAATCCTCTGGTTCTGCCGGGCCAACCCGCTCGCCATGTCCGGCGCGGAGAACGCCGAGGAGTCCGGGGCGCTGGCCCGTGGGGTGCGGTACCGGGCGATCTACGAGCGGGCGCTGCTGGAGACGCCCGGCGAGCTGGAGAGCATCGCCGAGAGCGTACGCGCCGGGGAGGACGCCCGGTCCCTGCCGAGGTTGCCGGTCCGGATCGCCATCGCCGACCGGTCGACCGCGATCTGCCCGCTGGTGCCGGACGACGAGCGCGACGTCGGCGAGCCGACCGCCGCGCTGATCCGGCGCAGTGAATTGCTCGACGCCCTGCTGGCCCTCTTCGAGAGCCACTGGGACCGGGCCACCCCGATCCGCTGGGACGCCGAGCGGGGTGGTCTCGCCGGGGCGCCGCCCGACGACGCGCTGGACGACGGTGAGCGGTTCCTGCTCTCGCTCTTCGTGGCCGGCTTCCCCGACAAGTCGATCGCCTCGCAGCTCGGCGTCAGTCGCCGGACCGTCCAGCGCCGGCTGGAACGGCTGATGGCGCTGGCCGGGGTGGACACCCGTACCGGGCTGGCGTTCCAGGCCGCCCGCCGGGGCTGGCTCTGA
- a CDS encoding NAD(P)-binding domain-containing protein, which produces MSTSASPCDGASSRPRLASGPPDERRGLRPLILEAGDRTTGSWSHYYDSLTLFSPARYSGMPDLPFPGDPDRYPGRDEVVAYLQRYAPALGVEIHTGVRVEAVQRGRGAGFVVRTADGRHVEAAGVVAASGSFGNPYLPVLPGQEDVGGEVLHVAAYRDPKPFIGRRVVVVGGGNSAVQVGYELAEVAAVTLATRQPVRFVPQVFLGRDLHHWLDVTRFDALPQAWLARLVDRTPVLDTGAYRAAMTDGLFTRRPVFTAFTPEGVQWPDGTSEAVDAVIFATGYRPHLDYLRPLGALDPSGSPRHTAGVSTTHPGLAYVGLEFQRSFSSNTLRGVARDAEYVMGPLAAHVGDTRAPVIR; this is translated from the coding sequence TTGTCTACGTCAGCCTCGCCCTGCGACGGCGCCTCTTCCCGGCCACGCCTCGCGTCCGGACCTCCCGATGAGCGCCGCGGGCTGCGCCCCCTGATCCTCGAAGCAGGCGACCGGACCACCGGCTCCTGGTCCCACTACTACGACAGCCTCACCCTGTTCTCCCCCGCCCGGTACAGCGGCATGCCGGACCTGCCGTTCCCGGGTGACCCCGACCGCTATCCGGGACGGGACGAGGTGGTGGCCTATCTCCAGCGGTACGCCCCAGCGCTGGGCGTGGAGATCCACACAGGCGTGCGGGTCGAGGCGGTGCAGCGGGGACGTGGTGCCGGGTTCGTGGTGCGGACCGCCGACGGGCGGCATGTCGAGGCTGCCGGGGTGGTGGCTGCCAGCGGTTCGTTCGGCAACCCGTATCTGCCCGTACTGCCCGGGCAGGAGGACGTCGGGGGTGAGGTGCTGCACGTGGCGGCCTACCGCGACCCGAAGCCGTTCATCGGGAGGCGGGTAGTGGTGGTCGGCGGCGGCAACTCGGCAGTCCAGGTCGGCTACGAGCTGGCCGAGGTCGCGGCGGTGACGCTCGCGACCCGGCAGCCGGTCCGCTTCGTCCCGCAGGTCTTCCTGGGCCGCGACCTGCACCACTGGCTCGATGTCACCAGGTTCGACGCGCTGCCGCAGGCATGGCTGGCCCGCCTCGTCGACCGGACGCCGGTACTCGACACCGGCGCCTACCGTGCGGCGATGACCGACGGGCTGTTCACCCGGCGGCCGGTGTTCACCGCCTTCACCCCCGAGGGCGTGCAGTGGCCGGACGGCACGTCGGAGGCCGTCGACGCGGTGATCTTCGCAACCGGTTACCGGCCACACCTGGACTATCTGCGCCCCCTCGGCGCACTGGATCCGTCCGGATCACCCCGGCATACCGCAGGCGTCTCGACGACCCATCCCGGCCTGGCGTACGTCGGGCTGGAGTTCCAACGCTCGTTCTCCTCCAACACCCTGCGGGGCGTGGCGCGCGACGCCGAGTACGTGATGGGGCCCCTGGCAGCCCATGTCGGCGACACCAGGGCGCCGGTCATCCGTTGA
- a CDS encoding S8 family serine peptidase: protein MSPPLRRTAAGLAAVLALTAVGPPAAAAPRPVVPPGAGSPDRAGAATAGARVTLITGDVVEVSPAGAGRYAATVRPAAGRERITFHTVESDGGLRVLPSDVVPYVSAGALDPDLFDVEELIADGYADNASASLPLIVRYQDPAAGARALAGTTATRPLTSIGGAALAAGKDSLAGFWQTVGQTGKAGPARSAATTLGGGLRQIWLDGRVRPVLDLSVAQIGAPAAWQAGLDGAGVTVAVLDTGVDQTHPDLAGRVTQARDFSGSPDATDHHGHGTHVAATVAGTGAGSAGTRKGVAPGASLLAGKVLGDDGSGYDSWIIAGMEWAAEQGAAVVNLSLGGGPTDGTDPLSEAVDRITADTGTLFVVAAGNEGANYSVGTPGAARSALTVGAVDRDESLADFSSRGPRLGDEGLKPDITAPGVDIVAARAAGTGMGRPVDDHYTAASGTSMATPHVAGAAALLAQAHPDWSAARLKDALVSTARSNPELSVFEQGTGRVDVARAVGQRLHATGQVDFGLHTDPDGTATARAGAAAVPVGRSVSYTNDGPTPVTLTLAVELVNVASGMPETDAVTTGSGTVTVPAGGSVQVPVTLDLAKLDRGLFGGQIVATGPDGVHASTAVGVSLDGPRHTVSFRAVGRAGQPVAVPVLAVMGDSYRWDNLNFLWPGLTRTIEVAEGPYLLHALIEDGGVLDEQATLITDPELRVDRDIEVLLDARRGTPIRIETPRPAEQQAVLSYYVHRVTGTGRQISHGTMHFSTVQQVNVTPTRKPSAGAYEFSSRWQLVAPMVRTEVPGVPGPLDVNLTGQSPAYDGTRRFRLVHAGRGSPEELAAAKVRGAAVLVESSDEPAGEDAPSESEVTAAAAEAGAAVTLMVRPADWSAWTVWRPTGDREPIPMLAVAHDDGQRLIARAHRKAATVELTLTTSSPYLYDVQHVERNRIPDRIVYRVTANNSTRITTRYADNGGFPWAKEQRFGWRPWQTYAWNDTSRFVATPKEREEWVTTGDALWQHRVSHEWPWNDFGALQTGMTEPPTSYRAGRAEQTWIAPVVRPNSPRGVPELVSSRTGDTLALRVPEFVDAEGHHTIGEATRVSGTLWRDGKLLAELPDARRDVPTTGPEAGYRLALTTERDGAEWSWGTRTETVWQFRSGRSAGDGARPLPLLQLDYAVPVDLTGRAAGRRHTVGLTLRHQDGHPAARGTSLTVEVSFDEGASWRRVPVTGHGNAYRASVPAGEGTVSLRVGATDRSGNAVTQTVIRAYGLR from the coding sequence ATGTCACCTCCGCTGCGCCGTACCGCTGCCGGGCTGGCCGCCGTACTCGCGCTCACCGCCGTGGGGCCACCGGCCGCCGCCGCGCCCCGGCCCGTCGTACCGCCCGGCGCCGGGTCGCCGGACCGGGCAGGCGCGGCCACCGCCGGGGCGCGGGTCACCCTGATCACCGGTGACGTCGTCGAGGTATCGCCGGCCGGCGCCGGCCGGTACGCGGCCACGGTCCGCCCGGCCGCCGGACGGGAGCGGATCACCTTCCACACCGTCGAGTCCGACGGCGGACTGCGGGTACTGCCCAGCGACGTCGTGCCGTACGTCTCGGCCGGCGCCCTGGACCCAGACCTGTTCGACGTCGAGGAGCTGATCGCCGACGGGTACGCCGACAACGCCTCGGCCAGCCTGCCGCTGATCGTCCGCTACCAGGACCCGGCCGCCGGCGCCCGCGCCCTGGCCGGTACCACCGCCACCCGGCCGCTGACCAGCATCGGCGGCGCGGCCCTGGCCGCCGGGAAGGACTCGCTGGCCGGATTCTGGCAAACCGTCGGGCAGACCGGGAAGGCCGGCCCGGCGCGCTCCGCCGCCACCACCCTCGGCGGCGGGCTCCGGCAGATCTGGCTGGACGGCCGGGTCCGGCCGGTGCTGGACCTCAGCGTCGCCCAGATCGGCGCCCCGGCCGCCTGGCAGGCCGGCCTGGACGGTGCCGGGGTCACGGTGGCGGTGCTGGACACCGGCGTCGACCAGACCCATCCGGACCTGGCCGGCAGGGTGACGCAGGCCCGGGACTTCAGCGGCAGCCCGGACGCCACCGACCACCACGGACACGGTACGCACGTCGCGGCGACCGTCGCCGGCACCGGCGCCGGATCCGCCGGCACTCGCAAGGGGGTGGCCCCGGGTGCGAGCCTGCTGGCCGGCAAGGTGCTCGGTGACGACGGCAGCGGCTACGACTCCTGGATCATCGCCGGAATGGAGTGGGCCGCCGAGCAGGGCGCGGCAGTGGTCAACCTGAGCCTCGGCGGCGGGCCGACCGACGGCACCGACCCGCTCAGCGAGGCGGTGGACCGGATCACCGCCGACACCGGCACCCTCTTCGTGGTCGCCGCCGGCAACGAGGGCGCGAACTACAGCGTCGGTACCCCCGGTGCGGCCCGGTCCGCGCTGACCGTCGGTGCGGTCGACCGGGACGAGTCGCTGGCCGACTTCTCCAGCCGGGGTCCCCGACTCGGTGACGAGGGACTCAAGCCGGACATCACCGCCCCTGGGGTGGACATCGTCGCCGCCCGCGCCGCCGGTACCGGCATGGGCCGGCCGGTCGACGACCACTACACCGCCGCCTCCGGCACCTCGATGGCGACGCCGCACGTGGCCGGCGCGGCGGCACTGCTGGCCCAGGCCCACCCGGACTGGTCGGCGGCCCGGCTGAAGGACGCACTGGTCAGCACCGCCCGGAGCAACCCGGAACTGTCGGTGTTCGAGCAGGGCACCGGCCGGGTGGACGTGGCGCGCGCCGTCGGCCAGCGGCTGCACGCCACCGGCCAGGTCGACTTCGGCCTGCACACCGACCCGGACGGCACCGCGACCGCCCGCGCCGGTGCGGCGGCGGTGCCGGTCGGCAGGAGTGTCAGCTACACGAACGACGGGCCGACCCCGGTCACCCTCACCCTCGCCGTCGAACTGGTCAACGTAGCCAGCGGGATGCCGGAGACGGACGCCGTCACCACCGGCTCCGGAACCGTCACCGTGCCCGCCGGAGGTTCGGTGCAGGTCCCCGTCACCCTCGACCTGGCCAAACTCGACCGGGGGCTCTTCGGCGGACAGATCGTCGCGACCGGCCCGGACGGGGTGCACGCCAGTACGGCGGTCGGCGTCAGCCTGGACGGGCCCCGGCACACGGTCAGCTTCCGCGCGGTCGGCCGGGCCGGCCAGCCGGTTGCGGTGCCGGTGCTCGCGGTGATGGGCGACAGCTACCGCTGGGACAACCTCAACTTCCTCTGGCCGGGCCTGACCCGGACCATCGAGGTGGCCGAGGGGCCCTACCTGCTGCACGCCCTGATCGAGGACGGCGGCGTACTCGACGAGCAGGCCACCCTGATCACCGATCCCGAACTGCGGGTCGACCGGGACATCGAGGTACTCCTCGACGCCCGCCGGGGCACCCCGATCCGGATCGAGACGCCGCGCCCGGCCGAGCAGCAGGCGGTACTGAGCTACTACGTGCACCGGGTCACCGGCACCGGCCGGCAGATCAGCCACGGCACCATGCACTTCAGTACGGTGCAGCAGGTGAACGTCACCCCGACCCGCAAGCCGAGCGCCGGGGCGTACGAGTTCTCCTCCCGGTGGCAGCTCGTCGCGCCGATGGTGCGCACCGAGGTACCCGGGGTTCCCGGCCCGCTCGACGTCAACCTGACCGGCCAGTCCCCGGCGTACGACGGGACCCGCCGGTTCCGGCTCGTGCACGCCGGCCGGGGCAGCCCGGAGGAGCTGGCGGCGGCGAAGGTGCGCGGCGCGGCGGTGCTGGTCGAGTCCTCAGACGAACCGGCCGGGGAGGACGCGCCGAGCGAGAGCGAGGTGACCGCGGCGGCGGCCGAGGCGGGCGCGGCGGTGACCCTGATGGTGCGCCCGGCGGACTGGTCGGCCTGGACGGTCTGGCGGCCCACCGGGGACCGGGAACCGATCCCGATGCTGGCCGTGGCACACGACGACGGCCAGCGGCTGATCGCCCGGGCCCACCGGAAGGCGGCGACGGTCGAGCTGACCCTCACCACCTCCAGCCCCTACCTCTACGACGTGCAGCACGTCGAACGGAACCGGATCCCGGACCGGATCGTCTACCGGGTTACCGCGAACAACTCGACAAGGATCACCACTCGGTACGCCGACAACGGCGGATTCCCCTGGGCAAAGGAGCAGAGGTTCGGATGGCGCCCCTGGCAGACCTATGCATGGAACGACACGTCCCGGTTCGTGGCCACTCCCAAGGAGCGCGAGGAGTGGGTGACCACCGGCGACGCGCTCTGGCAGCACCGGGTCAGCCACGAGTGGCCCTGGAACGATTTCGGCGCCCTCCAAACCGGGATGACCGAACCGCCCACCAGCTACCGCGCCGGTAGGGCCGAGCAGACCTGGATCGCCCCGGTGGTCCGTCCCAACTCGCCGCGCGGGGTACCCGAGCTGGTCTCCAGCCGGACCGGTGACACCCTGGCGCTGCGGGTGCCGGAGTTCGTCGACGCCGAGGGCCACCACACGATCGGCGAGGCGACCCGGGTGTCCGGGACGCTGTGGCGGGACGGGAAGCTGCTGGCCGAGCTGCCGGACGCCCGGCGGGACGTACCCACCACCGGGCCGGAGGCCGGTTACCGGCTGGCCCTGACCACCGAGCGCGACGGTGCGGAGTGGAGCTGGGGCACCCGTACCGAGACGGTGTGGCAGTTCCGTTCCGGTCGGTCCGCCGGCGACGGGGCGCGGCCGCTGCCGCTGTTGCAGCTCGACTACGCGGTGCCGGTGGACCTGACCGGCCGGGCCGCCGGTCGGCGGCACACCGTGGGGCTGACCCTCCGGCACCAGGACGGGCACCCCGCTGCCCGGGGCACCAGCCTGACCGTCGAGGTCTCCTTCGACGAGGGTGCCAGCTGGCGGCGGGTCCCGGTCACCGGGCACGGCAACGCCTACCGGGCCAGCGTTCCGGCCGGCGAGGGCACGGTGTCGCTGCGGGTCGGGGCCACCGACCGGTCCGGCAACGCGGTCACCCAGACCGTGATCCGGGCGTACGGCCTGCGCTGA
- a CDS encoding arsenate reductase ArsC yields the protein MTDLTTHRRPDISIDQQLALRTAAVRLADEFGGVYGTETVERFLHTSYDQFALASTVPHFLPLLAERFARQRLQALARVEGLHQDGRPVVLFLCVHNAGRSQMALGFFHHLAGDRAVAWSGGSEPGTEVNPAAVAAMAERGIDISTEYPKPWTDEVVRAADVVVTMGCGDACPIFPGTRYENWDLDDPAGRTADQVRPIRDEIERRVRRLLDQLSVPTRH from the coding sequence ATGACTGACCTCACCACGCATCGCCGCCCCGACATCTCGATCGACCAGCAACTTGCCCTGCGCACCGCCGCCGTACGACTCGCCGACGAGTTCGGCGGGGTCTACGGAACCGAGACGGTCGAACGGTTCCTGCACACCAGCTACGACCAGTTCGCCCTGGCCAGCACGGTTCCGCACTTCCTCCCACTGCTGGCCGAACGGTTCGCCCGACAGCGGCTACAGGCTCTGGCCCGGGTCGAGGGCCTGCACCAGGACGGCCGGCCGGTCGTGCTGTTCCTCTGCGTCCACAACGCCGGACGCAGCCAGATGGCCCTCGGCTTCTTCCACCATCTCGCCGGCGACCGCGCCGTCGCCTGGTCCGGCGGCTCCGAGCCGGGCACCGAGGTCAACCCCGCGGCGGTCGCCGCAATGGCCGAACGCGGCATCGACATTTCCACCGAGTACCCGAAACCCTGGACGGACGAGGTGGTCCGGGCCGCCGACGTCGTGGTCACCATGGGCTGCGGCGACGCCTGCCCGATCTTCCCCGGCACCCGCTACGAGAACTGGGACCTCGACGACCCCGCCGGCAGGACCGCCGACCAGGTCCGGCCGATCCGCGACGAGATCGAACGCCGCGTCCGACGACTGCTCGACCAGCTCTCCGTACCAACCAGGCACTGA